The proteins below are encoded in one region of uncultured Eubacteriales bacterium:
- a CDS encoding conserved hypothetical protein (Evidence 4 : Homologs of previously reported genes of unknown function) — MSEYEVLDAAVQAEPSHTVEADPTLLFSAKDIVKTFAGTRALRGVELDVRPGEIVGLVGENGAGKSTLLKIIIGAQPQSSGTLMMRGKPYEPKNPMDGNKAGVGMVFQEQSLIVNLNVAQNIFFGHEKDFKKLGVINWAKMNKAAAEVLAAVDITNISPTKKVCDLNFATRQMVEIAKVMNVTKQCGSDHCLILLDEPTSVLNEAETQNLFKQMKKIAAQGHSVIFVSHRLNEILEITDRIYVYKDGTSVGDLDTKDATEAKLYEMMVGKSTTTQYYHLDRQTIPSDNVMLEADDLGLHGVFKHVNLKLHKGEVLGLCGVVGSGVEEVCEVLCGDEKPSFGGISIKGRAVSFSAPKQALKEGLLMIPKERLFEGIVSTLPVEENIALSNAHKLAHGGVVSSRAVRRQAEHWIKTLRIKTRGPKELMMQLSGGNQQKVVFSRALASGADVVILNHPTRGVDVGAKEEIYSLIRDMTEEGKAVIVLGDTLDECIGLSSRILVMKDGLITGEFQAPVDNKPSQVDVVSLMM; from the coding sequence ATGAGTGAGTACGAAGTATTAGACGCGGCCGTCCAGGCCGAGCCCTCCCACACTGTCGAGGCCGACCCAACACTCCTGTTCAGCGCCAAGGACATCGTCAAGACCTTCGCCGGAACCCGGGCCCTCAGGGGCGTGGAGCTGGACGTGCGCCCCGGCGAGATCGTGGGCCTGGTGGGCGAAAACGGAGCGGGCAAGTCCACTCTATTGAAGATCATCATCGGCGCCCAGCCCCAGAGCTCGGGTACCCTGATGATGCGCGGCAAGCCCTACGAGCCCAAAAACCCCATGGACGGCAACAAGGCCGGCGTGGGCATGGTCTTCCAGGAGCAGTCCCTCATCGTCAACCTCAACGTGGCCCAGAATATCTTCTTTGGCCATGAAAAGGACTTTAAGAAGTTAGGCGTCATCAACTGGGCCAAGATGAACAAGGCCGCCGCCGAGGTGCTGGCCGCTGTGGATATTACAAACATCAGCCCCACCAAAAAGGTCTGCGACCTCAACTTCGCAACTCGCCAGATGGTGGAGATCGCCAAAGTCATGAACGTGACCAAGCAATGCGGGTCAGACCACTGTCTCATCCTTTTGGACGAGCCCACCTCGGTGCTCAACGAGGCCGAAACCCAGAACCTCTTCAAGCAGATGAAGAAGATCGCCGCCCAGGGCCACAGCGTCATCTTCGTCTCCCACCGACTCAACGAGATCCTGGAGATCACCGACCGCATCTACGTCTACAAAGATGGCACCAGCGTGGGCGACCTGGACACCAAGGACGCTACCGAGGCAAAGCTCTATGAGATGATGGTGGGCAAGAGCACCACCACCCAGTACTACCACCTGGACCGCCAGACCATCCCCTCGGACAACGTTATGCTGGAGGCCGACGACTTAGGGCTCCACGGCGTATTTAAACACGTGAACCTCAAGCTCCACAAGGGTGAGGTGCTGGGCCTGTGCGGCGTGGTGGGCTCCGGAGTGGAAGAGGTCTGCGAGGTTCTCTGTGGCGACGAAAAGCCCTCCTTCGGCGGCATCAGCATTAAGGGCAGGGCGGTCTCCTTTTCCGCCCCCAAGCAAGCGCTGAAGGAAGGCCTGCTCATGATCCCCAAGGAGCGGCTCTTCGAGGGCATCGTCTCCACCCTGCCGGTGGAGGAGAACATCGCCCTCTCCAACGCCCACAAGCTGGCCCACGGCGGCGTGGTCTCGTCCAGGGCCGTCCGCAGGCAGGCCGAGCACTGGATCAAGACGCTGCGCATCAAGACACGGGGACCGAAGGAGCTGATGATGCAGCTCTCGGGCGGCAACCAGCAGAAAGTGGTCTTCTCCCGGGCTCTGGCCAGCGGGGCGGACGTGGTCATCCTGAACCACCCTACCCGTGGCGTGGACGTGGGCGCGAAGGAGGAGATCTACTCCCTCATCCGTGACATGACTGAAGAGGGCAAGGCGGTCATCGTCCTGGGCGATACCCTGGACGAGTGCATCGGCCTCTCCTCCCGCATTTTGGTCATGAAGGACGGCCTCATTACCGGCGAATTCCAGGCACCTGTTGACAACAAGCCCTCCCAGGTTGACGTTGTCAGCCTGATGATGTAA
- a CDS encoding putative ribose transport system permease protein RbsC (Evidence 3 : Function proposed based on presence of conserved amino acid motif, structural feature or limited homology) — protein MHTNTPEKLSVRLSLRENIMKYFSFSAIIILLVVLSLTQKNFLGTMNLTNLLRDTAPLMIMSAGMTLVLMFGSIDLSMGAACSVSNVMYVHLLLAIGDNFSSPFLAGLVCLLISLGFGMLSGLALGFIHVKLKVPSFIASLGFMSVWQSTALLITQNPESVRKALWPAIDWYRVSFGVVGLPLILAVIIIFFCFCLTRFTAFGKTVFAIGGNERSTRVAGMNVDRTKILVFTINGILAALAGVFLAANLKSSAPTIGDPFTLKIVAACALGGTSLAGGKGSELGTILGVFTVALIENGMNFIGVDAYWQSIVFGAFVLIAIALTVDRRTKGQIVK, from the coding sequence ATGCATACAAACACACCGGAAAAGTTGTCCGTCCGACTCAGCCTTCGTGAGAATATTATGAAATACTTCAGTTTCTCGGCCATCATCATTCTGCTGGTGGTCCTCTCCCTCACCCAGAAGAATTTCCTCGGCACCATGAATCTGACAAACCTCCTCAGGGATACCGCCCCCCTGATGATCATGTCCGCGGGTATGACGCTGGTGCTCATGTTCGGCTCCATTGACCTCTCCATGGGCGCGGCCTGCTCGGTCTCCAACGTGATGTACGTCCACCTGCTCCTCGCCATCGGGGACAACTTCTCCTCTCCGTTCCTGGCGGGCCTCGTATGCCTTCTCATCTCCCTGGGCTTTGGCATGCTCTCAGGCCTCGCTCTGGGCTTTATCCACGTAAAACTGAAGGTCCCCTCCTTCATAGCCTCCCTGGGCTTTATGTCGGTGTGGCAGTCCACCGCCCTCCTCATCACCCAGAACCCCGAATCGGTGCGCAAGGCCCTTTGGCCCGCCATCGACTGGTACCGCGTCTCCTTCGGCGTGGTGGGCCTGCCCCTGATTCTGGCCGTCATTATCATCTTCTTCTGTTTCTGCCTCACCCGGTTCACCGCCTTCGGCAAGACCGTTTTCGCCATCGGCGGCAACGAGCGCTCCACCCGGGTCGCCGGTATGAACGTGGACCGCACCAAGATTTTGGTCTTCACCATTAATGGCATTTTAGCCGCCTTGGCGGGCGTCTTCCTGGCCGCCAACCTCAAGAGCAGCGCCCCCACCATCGGCGACCCCTTCACCCTGAAGATCGTGGCGGCCTGCGCCCTGGGCGGCACCTCCCTGGCGGGCGGTAAGGGCAGCGAGCTGGGCACCATTCTGGGTGTGTTCACCGTGGCCCTCATCGAAAACGGCATGAACTTTATCGGCGTGGACGCCTACTGGCAGAGCATCGTCTTCGGCGCTTTCGTGCTCATCGCCATCGCCCTCACCGTTGACCGCAGGACCAAGGGGCAAATCGTGAAATAA
- the pgiA gene encoding Glucose-6-phosphate isomerase, which translates to MSDLKPFVLDFDPSSGRCESGRVQPTYRRISNMASQFADEAAARKLESEGDPLLYEFYELELPAEDGVLQFGTTTLYPGKVGDEYFMTKGHFHTILDTSEVYYGLSGHGLMMMETPEGEVKCLEVSPGDALYVPGRWAHRSINTGDEPLVMFFVYRSDAGHDYGTIESKGYRKLVVDRGGVPTLIDNPKWVKEG; encoded by the coding sequence ATGTCCGATCTCAAGCCCTTTGTTCTGGACTTCGACCCGTCCTCCGGGCGCTGCGAGAGCGGGAGGGTGCAGCCTACTTACCGCCGCATCTCCAACATGGCCTCCCAGTTTGCCGACGAGGCTGCCGCGCGAAAACTGGAGTCCGAGGGGGACCCTCTGCTCTATGAGTTTTACGAGCTGGAGCTGCCCGCGGAGGACGGCGTACTCCAGTTCGGCACCACCACCCTCTACCCCGGTAAGGTGGGGGACGAGTACTTCATGACAAAGGGCCACTTTCATACCATTCTGGACACATCTGAAGTCTACTACGGCCTCTCGGGCCACGGCCTTATGATGATGGAGACTCCCGAGGGGGAAGTGAAATGCCTAGAGGTCAGCCCGGGCGATGCCCTCTACGTCCCCGGCCGCTGGGCCCACCGCAGCATCAATACCGGCGACGAGCCCCTTGTCATGTTCTTCGTCTACCGCTCCGATGCGGGCCATGACTATGGCACCATTGAGAGTAAGGGCTATCGCAAGCTGGTGGTGGACCGGGGCGGCGTTCCCACCTTGATCGATAATCCCAAGTGGGTGAAAGAGGGCTAA
- the gldA gene encoding Glycerol dehydrogenase, with protein MSMLSHTTRAWGSPSRYVQGRDELSNMKKHTDIYGKKVFFLIDAFFYDSFAAKFSALYAGSENEILCEKFGGQTTEAEILRCTDVAADLTPDVVVGIGGGKTMDTAKAVADNYGAATVIIPTTASTDAPAMGLSVIYTEEGEHIGARHYKKNPDLVLLDTEVIAKAPVRFLVAGMGDALATFPECRANEQSFSPNYVNSGYRQTVAGYVISQACHEVILSKGVSAYHSAKLGLCTPDLEDVVEANTLLSGLGVQNTSCAGAHSIAEGITVLPPCARLLHGEVVAFGVLVQLIVEGAESEELDQLYTFFNTVGLPTTFEDLGIPDATEADIMAVAEASMRSYWDVEPFPVTPRMVFDGIMLANTLGKLKKN; from the coding sequence ATGTCCATGCTATCTCACACCACCAGAGCCTGGGGCTCCCCCAGCCGCTATGTCCAAGGCCGCGACGAGCTCAGCAACATGAAGAAGCACACCGACATCTACGGCAAGAAGGTGTTCTTCCTCATCGACGCGTTCTTCTACGATTCCTTTGCCGCCAAGTTCTCTGCCCTCTACGCCGGGAGCGAGAATGAGATTCTGTGTGAGAAGTTTGGCGGCCAAACTACCGAGGCCGAGATCCTCCGCTGCACAGACGTGGCGGCAGACCTAACGCCCGACGTGGTGGTAGGCATCGGCGGCGGCAAGACAATGGACACTGCCAAAGCCGTGGCTGATAACTACGGCGCGGCCACCGTTATCATCCCGACTACCGCCTCTACGGATGCGCCCGCCATGGGTCTCTCGGTCATCTACACCGAGGAGGGCGAGCACATCGGCGCCCGCCACTATAAGAAGAACCCCGACCTCGTACTGCTGGACACCGAGGTTATCGCTAAGGCCCCCGTCCGTTTCCTGGTTGCTGGTATGGGCGATGCGCTGGCCACTTTTCCCGAGTGCCGCGCCAACGAACAGTCTTTCTCCCCCAACTACGTAAACTCCGGCTACCGCCAGACTGTGGCGGGCTATGTTATCTCCCAGGCCTGCCATGAGGTCATCCTCTCCAAGGGTGTCAGCGCCTACCACTCCGCCAAGCTGGGTCTGTGCACTCCCGACCTGGAGGATGTGGTGGAGGCCAACACCCTCCTCTCCGGCCTGGGGGTGCAGAATACCTCCTGCGCCGGAGCCCACTCCATCGCGGAGGGCATCACCGTCCTTCCTCCCTGCGCCCGCCTCCTCCACGGCGAGGTGGTGGCTTTCGGCGTGCTGGTGCAGCTCATCGTCGAGGGGGCAGAGTCCGAGGAGCTCGACCAGCTCTATACCTTCTTCAACACCGTGGGGTTGCCAACCACCTTCGAGGACCTCGGCATCCCCGACGCCACAGAGGCCGACATCATGGCGGTAGCCGAGGCCTCTATGCGCTCCTACTGGGACGTGGAGCCCTTCCCCGTTACCCCCCGGATGGTCTTTGACGGCATCATGCTGGCAAACACCCTGGGCAAGCTCAAGAAGAACTAA
- the ARD gene encoding D-arabinitol dehydrogenase 1 encodes MKAIQYSAARTFSVVEVEKPVPAPHQVVIRVKACGICKTDLSIHDGSFLAQFPLINGHEFAGVIDSVGSAVTEWKPGDRVTADNTELCGYCDACRADKPLYCENFDSHGCNMSGGFAEYVLINHDKVFPISDKLSFEQATFTEPTACAVHGVDRIAPRFGDSVLMFGAGPTGIILAQLLRRAGAGRMVIADPHADKLDILRKYGFEDLVVIDKADPAKHTAEIKRLQPKGFDIVIEATGSAGVFERCFDFVHMGSKIVAYGVCAADAKVSVSPYDIFSQEYTILGSFAQTHCFGRALEYLESGVVQVDELISHRLPLEGYGEGLKLIMGKKAKKIIINP; translated from the coding sequence ATGAAAGCCATCCAGTACTCCGCCGCCCGTACCTTTTCCGTGGTTGAAGTCGAAAAGCCCGTGCCCGCCCCTCATCAGGTGGTCATCCGGGTGAAGGCCTGCGGCATCTGCAAGACCGACCTGAGCATCCATGACGGCAGTTTCCTCGCCCAGTTTCCCCTCATCAACGGCCACGAGTTTGCCGGTGTGATCGACAGCGTGGGCAGCGCCGTTACCGAGTGGAAACCCGGTGACCGCGTCACCGCCGACAACACCGAGCTGTGCGGCTACTGCGACGCCTGCCGCGCCGACAAACCCCTCTACTGCGAAAACTTTGACAGCCATGGCTGCAACATGTCGGGCGGCTTTGCCGAGTATGTGCTCATCAACCACGACAAGGTCTTCCCCATCAGCGACAAGCTGAGCTTTGAGCAGGCCACCTTTACCGAGCCCACCGCCTGCGCCGTCCACGGGGTGGACCGCATCGCCCCCAGGTTTGGGGACAGTGTCCTCATGTTCGGCGCGGGGCCCACCGGCATCATCCTGGCCCAGCTCCTCCGCCGGGCCGGGGCGGGACGCATGGTCATCGCGGACCCCCACGCCGACAAGCTGGATATCCTGCGCAAATACGGCTTTGAGGACCTGGTGGTTATCGACAAGGCTGACCCCGCCAAGCACACCGCTGAGATCAAAAGGCTCCAGCCCAAGGGGTTCGACATCGTCATCGAGGCCACCGGCTCGGCGGGCGTGTTTGAGCGATGCTTCGACTTCGTCCACATGGGCAGCAAGATCGTGGCCTACGGCGTGTGCGCCGCCGACGCTAAGGTGAGCGTCAGCCCCTACGACATTTTCAGCCAGGAGTACACCATCTTAGGCTCCTTCGCCCAGACCCATTGCTTCGGCCGGGCTCTGGAGTACCTGGAGAGCGGTGTGGTGCAGGTGGATGAGCTCATCTCCCACCGTCTCCCCCTGGAGGGCTACGGTGAGGGCCTGAAGCT